One window from the genome of Acinetobacter sp. ANC 7912 encodes:
- the purF gene encoding amidophosphoribosyltransferase, whose product MCGVVGIAGKSPVNQMLFDALTMLQHRGQDAAGIVTCQEGRLFLRKDVGMVRDVFHTRHMRALQGNYGIGHVRYPTAGTSSSAEAQPFYVNSPYGITLAHNGNLTNAEEIHDDLFKTDLRHMNTDSDSEVLLNVLAHELQKRGKLVPTSEDIFHAVTRVHERCKGGYAVVAMITGQGLVGFRDPNGIRPLIYGSRETEQGMEYIIASESVAITALGFKVERDIEPGEAVFIDSNGNFFTKQCAANPQYRPCIFEYVYFARPDATIDGISVYKARLKMGEKLAQKILREWGDEHDIDVVIPIPDTSRTSALELANTLGVKFREGFMKNRYIGRTFIMPGQQLRKKSVRQKLNPVELEFQGKNVLLVDDSIVRGTTCNEIIQMARDAGAKKVFFASAAPMVKYPNVYGIDMPAKSELIASERSVEEIREIIGADRLIFQDLEDLKDAVRTKKVPHLREFDCSVFDGIYVAGSIDEQYLNDLEQKRNDGAKKGDKFIDVNIDAASVDLSGVREV is encoded by the coding sequence ATGTGTGGAGTGGTTGGTATAGCTGGTAAATCACCTGTTAACCAAATGTTGTTTGATGCATTAACGATGTTACAACATCGTGGACAGGATGCAGCTGGGATTGTGACATGTCAGGAAGGCCGCCTGTTCCTACGTAAAGATGTTGGTATGGTTCGTGATGTATTCCATACCCGTCATATGCGTGCATTACAAGGTAATTACGGTATTGGCCATGTGCGTTACCCAACTGCGGGTACTTCAAGCAGTGCCGAAGCTCAGCCGTTCTATGTCAACTCACCGTACGGTATTACACTGGCGCATAACGGTAACTTGACCAATGCTGAAGAAATTCATGATGACCTATTCAAGACTGACCTGCGTCACATGAACACCGATTCTGACTCTGAAGTATTGCTGAACGTATTAGCACACGAACTGCAAAAACGCGGCAAACTGGTACCGACTTCTGAGGATATTTTCCATGCAGTCACCCGCGTACATGAACGCTGCAAAGGTGGTTATGCCGTGGTTGCCATGATTACTGGTCAAGGTCTGGTAGGCTTCCGTGATCCAAATGGGATTCGTCCATTGATCTACGGTTCTCGTGAAACTGAACAGGGCATGGAATATATCATTGCGTCCGAATCGGTTGCGATTACCGCGCTAGGCTTTAAAGTTGAACGTGATATCGAGCCAGGTGAAGCGGTATTTATCGACTCAAACGGTAACTTCTTCACTAAGCAATGTGCTGCAAATCCACAATATCGTCCATGTATCTTTGAATATGTGTATTTCGCGCGCCCAGATGCCACCATTGACGGTATTTCAGTCTATAAAGCCCGTCTGAAAATGGGTGAGAAACTGGCGCAAAAAATCCTGCGTGAGTGGGGTGATGAACATGATATCGATGTGGTAATTCCAATTCCGGATACTTCACGTACTTCTGCACTGGAACTAGCCAATACCTTAGGCGTGAAATTCCGTGAAGGTTTCATGAAAAACCGTTATATTGGCCGTACCTTTATTATGCCAGGTCAGCAACTGCGTAAAAAATCAGTACGCCAGAAACTGAACCCGGTTGAGCTGGAATTCCAGGGCAAAAATGTCCTTCTTGTTGATGACTCGATTGTGCGTGGTACCACTTGTAACGAAATCATCCAGATGGCGCGTGATGCCGGCGCGAAAAAAGTATTCTTCGCTTCTGCTGCGCCAATGGTGAAATATCCAAACGTGTACGGTATTGATATGCCAGCGAAATCTGAGCTGATCGCATCTGAACGCAGCGTAGAAGAAATTCGTGAAATCATCGGTGCTGACCGTCTGATTTTCCAAGATCTGGAAGACCTGAAAGATGCCGTACGTACCAAGAAAGTGCCACATCTGCGTGAGTTTGACTGTTCGGTATTTGATGGTATCTATGTGGCAGGTAGCATTGATGAACAATATCTGAACGATCTTGAGCAGAAGCGTAATGATGGTGCAAAAAAAGGTGACAAGTTTATCGATGTGAATATCGATGCGGCTTCGGTTGACCTGAGCGGTGTACGTGAAGTCTAA
- a CDS encoding M48 family metalloprotease, with amino-acid sequence MSSVGYVFVKNKNMLWPASFCLLAVLLTIFIINTVVGLFVFYLDPTQSIYWHFLSPYLITLVSLIMAISVIYEFYVFRAGGYSLARQMGARRLSLIESVPEESAALKITEQLADTFLIETPAVYVLPDEVGVNALTAGFNPSNTAIILTWGALQNLDELELYGLLSHEFNKILSGEAAENTRLKILYSSLTTFSQWGSKIAKKGFYRLGQPAENKFETLYVSIGAVIWLIGSLGVLISRFIKFISLGGRTYKNDKKTRRLIQNDANVQTLLRIYVHHSGSQIHSEYAESISHMCFANSLSPQNWLNIHPSIEKRIYELNPSLIQDLQLENLKKLKNQPLFSLFRSLEEVAVNNVSTWSSPQPLPLLRLSPISFALKDAIKPLNPENRANTPRPELIARALQTATGSREVMVAILMIRQYREFIPTEAEVSRAIVDSLLNLDGRVHISIFRQAVKNIGGMPTTVARQFAMKLARIIQEDGEIGLLDALLLECVKYELNLLPAHTPTALEEVKPQIVRLIDALLHVQQINSGNQLEVRERILKRILTQKELEMYAEISDEPIDLAEILNDISGLLLRDRLSILGVAEVCLWSDRIITQDEFDVMELLYWRLGFETDEIIDQMQKKNSIMII; translated from the coding sequence TTGAGCAGCGTAGGATACGTGTTTGTTAAAAATAAAAATATGTTATGGCCAGCCAGTTTCTGTTTGCTTGCTGTACTACTAACCATTTTCATCATCAATACGGTGGTGGGCTTATTTGTTTTTTATCTTGATCCTACCCAATCGATTTACTGGCATTTCCTGAGTCCCTATCTGATTACCCTGGTCAGCCTGATTATGGCAATCTCGGTAATCTATGAGTTTTATGTATTTCGTGCTGGGGGCTATTCCTTAGCCCGGCAGATGGGAGCACGTCGTCTTAGCTTAATTGAAAGTGTGCCTGAAGAAAGTGCTGCCCTGAAAATTACCGAACAGTTAGCAGATACTTTTTTGATTGAGACACCGGCAGTCTATGTGTTACCAGATGAAGTCGGGGTAAATGCGCTGACGGCAGGTTTTAATCCAAGTAATACTGCGATTATTCTGACTTGGGGAGCCTTGCAGAATCTGGATGAGCTTGAACTGTATGGGCTGCTCAGTCATGAATTTAACAAGATTCTGTCTGGTGAAGCTGCTGAAAATACCCGGTTAAAAATCTTATATAGCAGCTTGACCACCTTTAGTCAGTGGGGCAGCAAGATTGCCAAAAAAGGCTTCTATCGTCTTGGCCAGCCTGCTGAGAACAAGTTTGAAACGCTTTATGTTTCGATTGGTGCGGTTATCTGGCTGATTGGGAGTCTCGGTGTTTTAATTAGCCGGTTTATCAAGTTTATTTCCTTGGGTGGGCGTACTTATAAAAATGACAAGAAAACCCGTCGGCTGATTCAGAATGATGCCAACGTGCAAACGCTGCTACGGATTTATGTACACCATTCCGGCTCGCAGATTCATAGTGAATATGCTGAATCCATTTCACATATGTGTTTTGCCAACTCATTAAGTCCACAAAACTGGTTGAATATCCATCCGAGTATTGAAAAACGGATTTATGAGCTTAATCCATCGCTGATCCAAGACCTGCAGCTGGAAAACCTGAAAAAGCTCAAGAATCAGCCTTTATTTAGCCTATTCCGTTCCCTGGAAGAAGTTGCAGTCAATAATGTTTCCACTTGGAGTTCGCCGCAGCCATTGCCATTATTGCGTCTGTCTCCCATCAGTTTTGCCTTGAAAGATGCGATCAAGCCACTAAATCCTGAAAACCGGGCCAATACCCCACGCCCGGAACTGATCGCACGCGCCTTACAAACCGCAACTGGTTCACGAGAAGTCATGGTGGCGATTCTGATGATCCGCCAATATCGTGAATTTATCCCGACTGAAGCAGAAGTTAGCCGCGCGATTGTTGATTCCTTATTAAATTTGGATGGGCGAGTACATATCTCGATTTTTCGTCAGGCAGTAAAAAATATTGGGGGTATGCCAACCACCGTAGCACGCCAGTTTGCGATGAAACTGGCGCGGATCATTCAGGAAGATGGTGAAATTGGTTTGCTGGATGCCTTGTTGTTGGAATGTGTTAAATATGAATTAAACCTGCTACCGGCACATACCCCAACGGCACTGGAAGAAGTGAAACCGCAAATTGTACGTTTGATTGATGCCTTGTTGCACGTGCAGCAGATCAACAGTGGTAACCAGCTGGAAGTACGCGAGCGGATTTTAAAACGTATTCTGACTCAGAAAGAACTGGAAATGTATGCTGAGATTTCAGATGAACCGATTGATCTGGCAGAGATTCTGAATGATATTTCTGGACTCTTGCTGCGGGATCGTCTCAGTATTTTAGGGGTTGCTGAAGTCTGTCTGTGGAGTGACCGGATTATCACCCAGGATGAGTTTGATGTGATGGAGTTATTGTACTGGCGTCTTGGTTTTGAAACGGATGAAATCATTGACCAGATGCAGAAAAAGAATAGTATTATGATTATTTAG
- a CDS encoding D-glycerate dehydrogenase has product MKQKVVVFSQIHPEIQNKLEQQYNVVYIQPKLGDINQQIFQHVQDADAMIGAGRLLNRDNLASATKLKIISSVSVGYDNYDLEYLNEKKIYLSNTPHVLTETTADLAFALLMAAARKVPVLDQWTKQGRWQRTVGEAQFSMDIFGKTLGIIGLGHIGAAIARRGFYGFNMNVLYHNRREKLELAQSLNAEYCSLNELLQRSDFVVVAVDLNADSNALIGAEQLAQMQSHAVFVNISRGSVVDEQALIQALKNRQIFAAGLDVYQQEPLQQSELFTLDNVVTLPHVGSATAQTRKRMAELAYQNLVDVLEGRVPRYVVNPQFQ; this is encoded by the coding sequence ATGAAGCAAAAAGTGGTGGTATTTAGTCAAATTCATCCAGAAATCCAGAACAAACTCGAACAACAATATAATGTCGTTTATATCCAGCCAAAATTAGGCGATATCAATCAACAGATTTTTCAGCATGTCCAGGATGCAGATGCCATGATTGGGGCAGGGCGTTTGCTGAATCGTGACAATCTGGCCAGTGCCACCAAACTCAAAATCATCTCCAGTGTTAGTGTCGGTTATGACAACTATGACTTGGAATATTTAAATGAGAAGAAAATCTATCTCAGCAATACACCGCATGTGCTGACTGAAACCACAGCTGATCTGGCTTTTGCCTTATTAATGGCCGCGGCGCGTAAAGTCCCGGTATTGGATCAATGGACCAAGCAGGGGCGATGGCAAAGAACTGTGGGTGAAGCACAGTTCAGTATGGATATCTTTGGCAAGACTTTAGGTATTATTGGGCTGGGCCATATCGGTGCCGCAATTGCACGACGCGGCTTTTACGGTTTTAACATGAATGTGTTGTATCATAACCGTCGTGAAAAGCTGGAACTGGCTCAAAGCCTAAATGCAGAATACTGCAGTTTAAACGAACTGTTGCAACGTTCCGATTTTGTGGTGGTCGCGGTTGATCTGAATGCTGATTCCAACGCCCTGATTGGCGCTGAACAGCTGGCTCAAATGCAGTCTCATGCCGTATTTGTGAATATTTCACGTGGTTCAGTAGTGGATGAACAGGCCTTGATTCAGGCATTAAAGAACCGTCAGATTTTTGCTGCTGGTTTAGATGTCTATCAACAAGAGCCATTGCAGCAGTCTGAACTGTTTACTTTAGATAATGTAGTGACTTTGCCCCATGTAGGTTCGGCAACGGCGCAAACCCGTAAACGTATGGCAGAACTGGCGTATCAAAATCTGGTGGATGTGCTGGAAGGGCGTGTACCGCGTTATGTGGTGAATCCACAGTTTCAATAA
- a CDS encoding M48 family metalloprotease has protein sequence MKRLVLACGLSASIVAGHSAAETFDHSSIQFTVPEIGTGVGLIDQQKERMIGEKVYREVQRQLPVIENPWMEDQLFSVFSHILSQTQLQQPIGLVIVNDPQINAFAVPGGLFALNLGLLNSARNMDEVAGVMAHEIAHVTQRHYSRSQEAFKGQGLLALAGILVGALVASQADGDAGAAVMMGSQAALMDQQLSYSRNQEREADRIGMQYMYASGYNPQSMADFFEVMHRSTSRLSFLPDFWFTHPLTTERMSEARLRANQLPKVKTKLADPTFDVIKWYSKVLSRQTTEQQLKLLAGQNNFAAQLALCAYYLQQGDEENAQQALEQAKKHNQIHPLLVLFQTDIYLGKNQLNLALNSVRSAATIMPENRALNYKYAEVLIRMKQTDQAKMLVQRFLNANPRDLSAWRLMLTATNAEPASDHKAVNVLRYRAEVEYWSGNEETAIKSLLHAQRISKGNQSLSATISKRLKQMQQERQYEI, from the coding sequence TTGAAACGTTTAGTTTTGGCTTGTGGGTTAAGCGCATCGATTGTGGCGGGGCATAGTGCAGCAGAGACTTTTGATCATAGTTCCATCCAGTTTACGGTACCTGAAATTGGTACCGGTGTTGGGCTGATCGATCAGCAGAAAGAACGCATGATCGGGGAGAAGGTCTATCGTGAGGTACAGCGCCAGCTTCCGGTGATTGAAAACCCGTGGATGGAAGATCAGCTTTTTTCCGTATTTTCTCATATTCTTAGCCAGACTCAACTGCAGCAACCGATTGGTTTGGTGATTGTTAATGATCCACAAATTAATGCTTTCGCAGTTCCGGGCGGACTGTTTGCCCTGAATTTAGGCCTGCTGAATTCTGCCAGAAATATGGATGAAGTGGCGGGAGTGATGGCGCATGAAATTGCACATGTCACACAACGTCATTACAGTCGATCTCAGGAAGCCTTTAAGGGACAGGGACTATTGGCTTTGGCGGGTATTTTGGTGGGTGCCTTGGTTGCGTCACAAGCAGATGGGGATGCCGGTGCTGCCGTGATGATGGGTTCGCAAGCCGCATTGATGGATCAGCAGTTATCTTATAGCCGCAATCAGGAACGTGAAGCGGATCGAATTGGTATGCAATATATGTATGCTTCTGGCTATAACCCGCAAAGCATGGCCGATTTTTTTGAAGTGATGCATCGTTCCACCAGCCGTTTAAGCTTTTTGCCGGATTTCTGGTTTACCCATCCATTGACCACTGAACGTATGAGTGAAGCCCGGTTGCGTGCCAACCAGCTACCCAAAGTAAAAACCAAACTGGCCGATCCAACGTTTGATGTCATTAAATGGTACAGCAAGGTTTTATCCCGTCAGACCACCGAACAGCAGCTGAAATTATTAGCTGGGCAAAACAATTTTGCTGCTCAATTGGCCTTATGTGCTTATTATCTACAACAAGGTGATGAAGAGAATGCTCAGCAGGCATTGGAACAGGCAAAAAAGCATAACCAGATTCATCCATTACTGGTGCTATTTCAGACAGATATTTATCTAGGTAAAAATCAGCTGAATCTGGCTTTAAATAGTGTGCGTTCTGCCGCGACCATTATGCCGGAAAACAGGGCCTTGAATTATAAATATGCCGAAGTGCTGATCCGGATGAAACAGACCGATCAGGCCAAAATGCTAGTACAGCGCTTTCTAAATGCCAATCCACGTGATTTAAGTGCCTGGCGCTTGATGCTGACAGCCACCAATGCTGAGCCTGCGTCAGATCATAAGGCGGTCAATGTGCTGCGTTATCGTGCAGAAGTAGAATATTGGTCAGGCAATGAAGAAACTGCGATTAAATCCTTGTTGCACGCGCAGCGGATCAGTAAGGGGAATCAGTCTCTGTCTGCCACTATTTCCAAGCGTTTAAAACAGATGCAGCAGGAACGTCAATACGAGATCTGA
- a CDS encoding IS30-like element IS18 family transposase encodes MKKYTQLSQDERYEIYATLKSKSSIANLARELGRSRSTIYRELKRNTGQRGYRAQQAAKFASQRRYRPSSSMTAFAFAYIDYLIGLDWSPEQISGALTQRGWLDVPSHEWIYQYIYQDKSKGGKLHLHLRHQKKYRKRGYKNTDRRGQIIDKTSIHCRDQVIDQRQRLGDFEGDTVIGKHHKGALLTLVDRKSLYVHIVHLGSTRASSQTITCALDRLRMSHAYSVTFDNGKEFSEHKRITDAGIETYFADPYKSIQRARNENTNGLIRQYLPKSSSFDDVSNEQIEQIEFALNHRPRKTLGWYTPSEVMAGFYTVALAA; translated from the coding sequence ATGAAGAAATACACCCAACTTTCTCAAGATGAAAGATACGAAATTTATGCTACTTTGAAAAGTAAAAGCTCAATCGCTAACCTTGCTCGGGAGTTAGGGCGTTCACGGTCAACCATCTACCGTGAATTAAAAAGAAATACTGGGCAACGTGGATATAGGGCTCAACAGGCAGCTAAATTTGCAAGTCAAAGACGGTACCGTCCTTCCTCATCAATGACAGCATTTGCCTTCGCCTATATTGATTATTTAATTGGCTTGGACTGGTCACCAGAACAAATTTCAGGTGCTTTAACACAACGCGGTTGGCTGGATGTACCTTCACATGAGTGGATTTACCAGTACATTTATCAAGATAAATCAAAAGGCGGTAAACTCCATCTACACTTAAGGCATCAGAAGAAATATCGAAAACGAGGTTACAAAAACACGGATCGTAGGGGGCAAATCATTGATAAAACAAGTATTCACTGTCGAGACCAGGTCATTGATCAACGACAACGTTTAGGAGATTTCGAAGGTGACACGGTGATTGGTAAACATCATAAAGGTGCTTTATTAACCCTTGTTGATCGAAAGAGCCTGTATGTACATATTGTTCATTTAGGATCAACGAGAGCATCCTCTCAAACGATTACTTGTGCGTTAGATCGTTTACGAATGAGCCATGCTTATAGTGTGACATTTGATAATGGTAAAGAATTTTCCGAACACAAAAGAATTACTGATGCCGGGATAGAGACGTATTTTGCTGATCCTTACAAGTCTATTCAGCGAGCTAGAAATGAAAATACGAATGGTTTAATCCGTCAATATCTGCCAAAATCATCATCGTTTGATGACGTGTCAAACGAACAAATAGAGCAGATAGAATTTGCACTCAACCATCGTCCTAGAAAAACGCTAGGTTGGTATACACCGAGTGAAGTTATGGCTGGTTTTTATACTGTTGCACTTGCCGCTTGA
- a CDS encoding GatB/YqeY domain-containing protein produces the protein MTTLKNQITEVLKATMRAKEMDKLTVIRSLQAAIKQIEVDERKELDDAQVLAVIEKQIKQRKESIKAYEGAGREDLASKEQAEVEVLSQFLPEAMTEEELDSLIAQTIAAQEATSMKDMGKVMNSLRPLIAGRADPAQVSAKIKAKLA, from the coding sequence ATGACTACTTTAAAAAACCAAATAACTGAAGTTTTAAAAGCAACAATGCGTGCTAAAGAAATGGACAAGTTAACGGTTATACGTAGTCTGCAGGCGGCAATTAAGCAAATCGAAGTCGATGAGCGCAAAGAACTTGACGACGCTCAGGTTCTTGCGGTCATTGAAAAGCAAATTAAACAACGTAAGGAATCGATCAAAGCCTATGAAGGTGCTGGTCGAGAAGATTTAGCTAGTAAGGAACAAGCTGAAGTTGAGGTTCTGTCTCAATTTCTACCAGAAGCTATGACTGAGGAAGAGCTTGATTCCCTCATTGCGCAAACAATTGCAGCGCAAGAAGCTACTAGCATGAAAGATATGGGTAAGGTGATGAATTCTCTGCGTCCGCTCATAGCCGGGCGCGCCGATCCTGCACAAGTTTCTGCAAAAATTAAAGCAAAACTGGCCTAA
- the rpsU gene encoding 30S ribosomal protein S21 translates to MPQVKLKEGEPVDVAIRRFKRSCEKAGVLADVRKREFYEKPTQERKRKKAAAVKRYQKKLARESVRTTRLY, encoded by the coding sequence ATGCCACAAGTTAAATTGAAAGAAGGCGAACCAGTAGACGTAGCTATCCGTCGTTTCAAACGTTCATGCGAAAAAGCGGGCGTTCTTGCTGACGTTCGTAAACGTGAATTCTACGAAAAACCAACTCAAGAACGTAAACGTAAAAAAGCTGCTGCTGTTAAACGCTACCAGAAGAAACTGGCTCGCGAATCAGTACGTACTACTCGCCTTTACTAA
- the tsaD gene encoding tRNA (adenosine(37)-N6)-threonylcarbamoyltransferase complex transferase subunit TsaD — translation MIVLGLETSCDETGLALYDSELGLRGQVLYSQIKLHAEYGGVVPELASRDHVRKLIPLLNQLLEQSGVKKSEINAVAYTRGPGLMGALMTGALFGRTLAFALNKPAIGVHHMEGHMLAPLLSKTPPEFPFVALLVSGGHSQLMAAYGIGQYELLGESIDDAAGEAFDKVAKMMGLPYPGGPNISKLAEQGDPNAFAFPRPMLHQDLTFSFSGLKTAVSVQMKKLGDENRDADIAASFQEAIVDTLVKKSVKALKQTGLKRLVIAGGVSANKRLRERLEADLAKIKATVYYAEPALCTDNGAMIAFTGYQRLKAGQQDGLAVTTTPRWPMTELTNPEVV, via the coding sequence ATGATCGTTTTAGGCTTAGAAACATCGTGTGATGAAACAGGACTCGCGCTCTATGACAGCGAGCTGGGTTTACGCGGACAAGTTCTGTATAGCCAGATTAAACTGCATGCTGAATATGGTGGTGTAGTTCCGGAACTGGCTTCACGTGACCATGTGCGTAAACTGATTCCACTTCTGAATCAGCTGCTTGAACAAAGTGGTGTCAAGAAATCTGAAATTAATGCCGTGGCTTATACCCGTGGTCCGGGCTTAATGGGTGCATTAATGACCGGTGCCTTGTTTGGTCGTACCTTGGCATTTGCATTAAATAAACCGGCAATTGGTGTGCACCATATGGAAGGTCATATGCTGGCACCATTACTTTCTAAAACTCCACCAGAATTTCCATTCGTGGCACTGTTGGTCTCAGGTGGTCACTCTCAGTTGATGGCAGCTTACGGTATTGGCCAATATGAATTGTTAGGCGAATCGATTGATGATGCAGCGGGTGAAGCTTTCGATAAAGTTGCAAAAATGATGGGGCTGCCATATCCGGGTGGTCCGAACATTTCCAAACTGGCTGAACAGGGCGATCCGAATGCCTTTGCGTTCCCACGTCCAATGTTACATCAGGATCTGACGTTCTCATTCAGTGGCTTAAAAACCGCAGTTTCTGTACAAATGAAGAAATTGGGTGATGAAAACCGCGATGCCGATATTGCAGCCAGCTTCCAGGAAGCCATTGTCGATACCTTGGTGAAAAAATCAGTCAAGGCATTAAAGCAAACCGGTTTAAAACGTCTAGTGATTGCGGGTGGTGTAAGTGCTAACAAACGTTTGCGTGAGCGTTTAGAAGCCGATTTGGCCAAAATCAAGGCAACCGTTTACTATGCGGAACCTGCGCTGTGTACCGACAATGGTGCCATGATTGCCTTTACGGGTTATCAACGTTTAAAAGCAGGGCAGCAGGATGGTTTGGCTGTCACTACGACCCCGCGTTGGCCAATGACTGAGCTGACAAATCCGGAAGTGGTTTAA
- a CDS encoding ATP-binding protein, with translation MATIELPDNILNTLSTVLQQLQQTLPELKTAPDFSAYAYKWQDGQLKPIHKLKAIALDDLKGIKKQKEKVIQNTLQFLNNLPANDILLTGSRGTGKSSIVRALLTEYAEQGLRLIEIERDDLSDLPEIQKLIADRPEKFIVYCDDLAFNAEDENYRSLKSVLDGSLQSGSSNFVIYATSNRRHLLPEFMHENTPATKVDVPQYTELHPQEAIEEKISLSDRFGMWLSFYPMDQNLYLEIVEHYLKKAGMELTAEARAEALRWCQGRGQRSGRAAYQFSKHWIGSQQLKVLN, from the coding sequence ATGGCTACAATTGAGTTACCTGACAATATTTTAAATACTCTTTCCACTGTTTTACAGCAGCTGCAACAAACCCTTCCTGAGCTTAAAACGGCCCCGGATTTTTCTGCCTATGCCTATAAATGGCAAGATGGCCAGCTCAAGCCAATTCACAAGCTGAAAGCTATTGCACTGGATGACTTAAAAGGCATCAAAAAACAAAAAGAAAAAGTAATTCAGAATACCCTGCAATTCCTGAATAACCTACCTGCCAATGATATTTTGCTCACCGGTTCACGCGGTACCGGCAAATCATCTATCGTCCGTGCCCTGTTAACTGAATATGCCGAGCAAGGTTTACGACTAATTGAAATTGAACGTGATGATTTATCAGATCTACCAGAGATCCAGAAGCTGATTGCAGACCGTCCGGAAAAATTCATCGTGTACTGTGATGACCTGGCATTTAATGCAGAAGATGAAAATTACCGTAGCCTAAAAAGTGTTTTAGATGGCTCACTACAGTCTGGTTCCAGCAATTTTGTGATTTATGCGACCAGTAACCGTCGTCACCTGTTGCCGGAATTCATGCATGAAAATACGCCAGCCACCAAGGTCGATGTACCACAATACACTGAACTACATCCGCAAGAAGCGATTGAAGAAAAAATCTCGCTCTCTGACCGTTTTGGTATGTGGCTCTCTTTCTATCCGATGGATCAGAATCTTTACTTAGAAATTGTGGAGCACTATCTGAAAAAAGCCGGTATGGAGCTGACTGCAGAAGCACGTGCAGAAGCCTTACGATGGTGCCAAGGCCGTGGTCAGCGTTCGGGCCGTGCAGCTTATCAATTCTCAAAGCATTGGATTGGTTCACAACAGCTCAAGGTATTGAATTAA